GTATAAGTATAATTATTAACTCTTCAAGATAGATGCGATGAAACATGATAGTTCAAATAGGATTATCGCCCGTTTACCACAAAATCTCGACATTACTATAACATTATATGTATGAAAAAATACCTCCGTTACTTAAACATGTTACTTTAGCTTAAGGCATTCACCGTGTTCTTTGTATGCATGGTTTTCTCTATGAGGCTTCGTGTAATAACGTTTTCccttttcaaatatattaacaGACGTAGCTTCTATATGCAATcttaaatatttgtatcataCTTGTTTCAAAAGGCATGTTGCGTACAAGATGTACTGAAACGGGTTTCTGATCAATGTTTTTGATTACCATTGCGAAAGAGTCCACCACAACAATATACTAGTAATCACAACCTATAACAAATGTTTGTCCAAATTAAGGTATCATGAACATAACTGGAGGTAAACGAGAAGAAAACATAACCTctcaaaataaacataaatagaaGAAAGATAATAAACTTAAGCATACCTTATCGTGTTCTGTTAAtgttataaagtaaaataaatataatgataagGTTTAAAAAAGACGttgaatatcattattttcggCACGTTTTTGTCTACGAATCAAAGCATTCTAAAGGGGTCTGGGATTCTaagtgtaaataaaaaatggttttgcaaagtagaaaaataaaaaatgattaacAGTTAACTCTTCacgtttcaatattaaaatatcataaataagcATTAGAACATAAGATTTcgttatttcaaatttaaaaccactgattaaaaataaaaaatacaaagttgatgtTAAAGCCGGTTTAAACATACACAATACAGAGGGAAATCAATATATCATGTCATGCATGTTTCATGtttcatgttttcctttttttcttttatttagtataaaaaaaaacatttgaatattgTAGCACTTTATCCAAATAAGTTAGTTATAATTATATCCCTTTGTACGTAACATGAACTGTAGTTTAAATATGCTAACTGGACATTTGTTGGGATGTAGTAGGCAATTCCATAAAGTAGCCACCAACGACACCGTCAACAAACATACAAAAGACATAGTTCCATTAagttttttaagttttctagTTGAAAAGTCTCAATAATATGCTCTTTTGAGTGTGCACTTAGACGACAGACTTCGTACATATCttcattttaaattcttttaaaacatgCCTTTGATAAGTCGATAGAGaggtttttctttcaaaaatgtCTTCACAGGTTTACCTCCAATTATGGTTGTATGCAAATCGAGTCCTCACATAACATATATGTCATGTGTTAAACCTATGTTAATGAACAACTTGATTTCACCACTTAAggtggtacatgtatattcaatgattataaaacatgataattGACATACGTCATCTTATGAAACTGTGTTAATCAACAAATTGATTTGTACAATTAATATAGTATGTGTTATTATCATAATGTCCTGTTCAACTaccaagaaaaacaaaattcttgtactaatttaaaaaaaataggaattcaaaacaaagtttaatttcaCTGTTGGTAGGAATAATCTATGCAAGTTTTTAGGTTTAAAACTTAACACCAACGCCAGTTTTTCCTTTTGATAAGCCATTAtattattgactttgaatataaATCATATGAAACATTGTTTTACTCTTGTATCGTTTCTATACTTGATCATCGTGTAATGTATTAGGATTTCAAAAATAGCCGATGCAGAGCAGAGCTTATCGCTACAATACAGGTATACACAGGTTTGTACCCGCTATACCCGGTGATATTAGTTGGATTCCGACTCTGGATTgacgttatatatataaaatgatatgcTGGAATAAACTTATTCAATTTGACAGCAGTCGTACAATGTTTCACCAAACTAGCATTCTATATTGACAAAAGTTATTCAATGTATCAGGCTTATTATTTggaacgccagacgcgcgattcgtcaacataaaactcatcagtacAACGTTGAAcagcattgatgacccaaatttaaaaaaaaaacatgtgctGATACGGCTAAGGTGTCTATAGATATAAGAGTATGTGTCTTTCATGTTTGCTTATGTTCCATATCtttatgtcattttgttatgaattcGTTTGCTTTTATAtcgattaagattataacacaattttgactttattttttggcatttttacttattgtgtaagtttgttttgttcacacattcttgtcaatttaatgtaattttatgcgactgtcctGCAAattagaggtttagctagctacaaAAGCAGGTTTTATTAACCATTTCCTACAAAAGAAGATCCAGGTTCCAGGCAGAAATGTGCCACTACCGGTagtttacatttatttgatatgtttgagctatTGCTTTTGCCATTTGACAAGGTATTTcccttatttatttatcttggAGTTccgtttttttgttatgttactttttttctacataatccatttgaattatttaaatatttgatctaGATATTTTAAACTTGTATTCGACCGGCTGACCGCGTTAAGACAATTATCTATACCATTATCAATAACGATTGTTTACGATACTTTTAGCTGAAGGATCGCAATACCTTCATCATAAGTACATAAATAGAAAACCGAACTAAAAAACACTCTAATACAGTATAAAAGATTGTGCTGGTCAACATGCATACTGCATTGAGGATAACAGATCATTACTACAAATCAGACGACACCACTAAATAACACAATTTACATCTATTTTCTAAAagaatacaacaacaaaaacggTCCTTCTTCAtagaaatataatttgttttacctACAGTATAAGCTAAAATTAAATACAGTTCACTTTGAAACAGCAAGTATACTGCACAACAAGGAGGCGATCGTGTCTGTGCTATATACCGAAACTTCAATAGAAGTTTAAAAGTCAACATTGTAGTACatcgctgttcaatagtcataaattgaGAGAAAATGAATAAGATGTACAAAACTAAAGACTTGATCTTCCTTTAGTCTACTTGATCCAAAATGTATAAGAAAAGATACCAAGATAGGAATCATAAAGTCATAAGTTTAAACAAAACCGGTAAGATTAtaaccaaaattaaaaacaacaccggtaagattataaccaaaattaaaaacaaaaccggtaagattataaccaaaattaaaaacaaaaccggtaagattataaccaaaattaaaaacaaaaccggtaagattataaccaaaataaattaaaaacaaaaccggtaagattataaccaaaattaaaaacaaaaccggtaagattataaccaaaattaaaaacaacgaAGAGACAAACAACAAGCCACACTACAAAGGAAACTAGAGATTGTTCAATACTAACCCCTCTAAATCTGGAAATGAATTGAGGCTCACCGGATAATTTCTGGTTCCATCATAACATCCTCGTGATTTCAATCGCAAGTAACAATACTGTGATCAGACGCATACGATAAATTacactttttatataatacttatttatgcttttttctaaaaacatcCTCTTCACCAATTATACAAATaagacaatttttttcacatttactTATGAGCAGCAGTCAAATCAGAGTTAACCAAGTCAGGACAATGACCATTGTTGTATTACATTTCGAAATTGTGTGTTTTGCATTTAAGTGTTTCTAtggtgtcgttgttctcctctcatatttgttgtttccctcagatttagtttgtaacacggatttggttttttttcaataaatttatgaatttcgaacaacGTTATACttatgttgcctttatttattcatttgaaacAGTATCCAGTCATTTTGTACTATCACAATTTTAAACCATTGCCATTTCAAACCCAAAATTACCATTTCGTTCTATAAACACAAACCATATCGTAccataagatataaaaaagaagatgtggtattattgccaatgagacaactatccacaaaaatctaaaatgacacaaacattaacaactattggtaaccgtacggccttcagcaatgagcaaagctcataccccatatagtcagctataaaaggctccgataagacaatgtaaaacagttcaaacgaaaaaactaacggccttatttatgtaaaaaaaaaaaatgaacgaaaaacaaatatgtaacacataaataaacgacaactactgaattacaggctcctgactttggaaaggcacatacataaataatgtggcggggttaaacatgttagcgggatcccaaccctctccataacctgggacagtggtataacagtacaacataagaacgaaacCGTTTCatacaataaagtaaaaaaaatgctttaacATTTCGTACCATATTGGTATTCTATGAAGAAAAGAACATGTGTAGAATACATCATTTAGACAATAATAACACCAAAACAATCAGAAGACAGCATCATGTTCTTTTATAATCCCAAATCAACAAAGTCTTGTACGCACATTCTATCCAAAAGTAGGCAATACAATAGACACATACTTACTTTCAAAACAACATATTGAATACAtgaatacatataacaataacaaacaatGATAAGAATGTTATTATCGTCCGGGGGAAAAAAAAGCAGGTAGCAAAAATACAATGTAAGTCCCTCGATAAATGCAAAAGTATCCTTTTCACAAAAACTCGTTATTTGTccgttaaaaaagaaaacatttctaACGTAGTTCAATGGTAATTTGTTTCAGGAGGAAGCAGAGCATCAACTTAAAAGAAATTATGCTTaaatttattttcgttttttttatacaaacaaagttgtTTCTATACACAAATGATGGACATTCTTTCAAGTGAGAAAGGCAAGAAGCGACGTTTTTATTGTAATGATTGATTTGCTTGTTTCGGAGttaagtgtgacgtccattttgcTGAATTAGAATACGATATTGTCCAGCTGAAGCCCGATTTGGGATTTCTAGCgaattttgctgttttgtcGAGATTCAGTCGCTTTGACTTATTTCCCGTGTCCGTTCACTTTTCTGCTGTTATTTAAATTCACGTTCCGATATAAGATGTTAGACGGTGACCTCTCATGGTTTCATGTTTTGTGACTTTTGCTATCTTACCTACTCCATCGAAGTTGAAATTATCATTGTGTTTTAATCTGACACATGCATGAGGATATATCAATAGTTTAACCAAAACTTTTAACCGATCACGATAAGGATGGAACTGTTTTTGTACTTTCTTTTTTCTTGTATCAACAACTGACTTTTCTGTCGTACGTGaagaaaacatttcaattcATCTAAATCCCGACTTTGGATAACTCTTATGAAACGATGATTATACATTGTGTAATGAATATTAACATCAAAAATAGTTTTAGCTCTAGCACTCTCGGAAAGGTTAAATTTTGACAATCCGCTACTCAGATCACCACAAGGGGAAGttagttttaaaacaaaccTGCACACAGTTAAATTTGACCTTAACGTCCATTTAAAGGTTTTTGCTTGAAAAAGAAATCCGATATgcgtttttcatttgttttgaaaagtgTGCATAATTTTAGCTTCGTATGAGTCCAATTTCGACTACCATATGCGAACAAAACGTGCTTGAAGCTGACTTATTGTAATCCGGGTagttcaatatatttttatatcgtATCCAGAGTTTGCAAGTcgttatttcatttaaaataaattattttgaaatggtttttttttctcaatgcgTTTATTACTTCTACGAATGAAATTTAATTCTgatacaaaatgtcaaattttccaaaaagagTCTTTTTGCCTGGATAACTTTAAGAAACATGGAATGTTCCCTTTtgaatattaattaatattaaaactagatgaatttataattaacaACCAACTGTGTGAGATCCTCATCGgtagtcaatataaaaaaaagatgtggtcaAGTTGTTGAAAGTAAAAACGAAATACAGAGAAATATACACACAACAGATTGCTGCATTGAAAAGGATAGGCTTCGATGATGATGtttgtattgataaaattttcattaaatgttaCTTTGCTCttacttttgtaattttgattgtttGGCTATTGTGTTCctaattttaaggaaatataCATTTGGACCTTTTAATAGTTGACCAAGTGACAAACACCGTGCATCAAGGTTTCATTTCTGTGTATATAGACAATGCACTTTCAAATAGGAACTCCTTTTGCTGCTTAAGCTGTGCCAATTTGAAGTTTCGTTTAAAATCATATCCCAGAATGAAAAGCTAACATGcattacttttatattttaaggcCTACGCAAGTTCCGAGATAGTAACTCTCCTGTGATGAAGACGCAAAACGTCGCGTAACTAACCGGAAGGTGGGACACGTATCcacaacaaacaacaaagttAACGATGGCGGCGGAATTaaacctgggaacagtatatctaacataTGTTCCTGATTAAACAGAATGCTAAAACCAGCTTTACGCACATTTTTAATGGAAAGAGGAATGACTGTATCAGATTATAGTGTTCAACAGCTGAGAGAACTTGCCTTTAAAGCTGTTGAACTGGATTTACCGGTAATTTCAACACCAGATGACACAGACTCGTTTCTTCAATTTAGGAGTACTGTTGTATTAAATGGAGAAAAAGTAACTTTTCCGACTGTCTTTCAGTGTGAGCAGAAGGGGTGGACAGATGATTTAAAGAGTGTCCCAGTATTTTCTATGGCAGACGTTTTTGCCTATCTTGTTTCGTTTGCTaaatggacaccatcacgattGAGAACCTACAAGAATGAGAGAGGCTTCCGACTTTCAAAGTCAAATCATATTTCTTCTGCTGAAATCTTCAAGTTACCACATGAACACTTTTACATAAAAGCGAGTTGCATCAGAGAAACATCACAGAAAGCTGATCCCTACATGACTTGGTGTTTGGTTAATTCTGAAGGTGTGTGCATATCAGCAGGATGTCATTGCACAGCGTAAGTAGTAAAGAagcaatcatgatcaatcatggcacagtggcggatccacaactttttatataattccattaatggggcccactgactgacatAACAGGTTCTCCTTCattcatgcttcagtgattccctttttaaaaatcaataaaaattttcTCATGAATTAAATAGTGATTTTAAATATCTGGGAGGGGGAGTATTTTATCTCCGATGCATGAAATATATTCTATCACAgccccaaaaaatatattttattttctaaaaaaatatgaagaaaaaaccCTGATTTCTTAAGGTCCCTTTAGGTGtccaaaattatattttttttttaatttaagaggGAAAAGCAtacttgttttaatatttttctgtatatGAGACATGTTCATGCAGTTGGgttcatatatatgttaaaatgcaaaaaaactaCTATAGTTGGATGTTATATATTAACAAATTCATAGTTAATTCAGAGTCCTTGTTAAATCTCTTATCTTCAGTTCAGTTAAATAAGAAATTAATTGAGAGTTTACTAATCTCAGTAATTTAATCAATaacttattcaaatattgcttttCCGCATTTGATACTGAAACATTTTTGTAGGTCAATAAACAGTTCATACTTTAATTAGtagatgtacaaatgtataatgtaataccttaaataataaactaattatttaaatgaaattcttTTTTGTCCTCAAATTCACAATGTGttacatattctttttatttaaatcaaaaaggtctttaaagttataattatttatttattaaaagtcaGATGTCCATATGCATTCTTCTATTTAGACAAAACTAATGTAAGCATACTTCTTTGATATTCTATCCTTAaattttcttgacaagtgtGTAAAAAAAGGTTTTTCCATCTATAATTTTCTAGTACACTTATTTATATCTTCTACGTTTACCAGTCATTCCAATTTGTGTAATAATCATATTTactaataaagaaaacaatttatttaacaaTGCCTATGCAATTTTGTGGTATAAGATGTAGGATATCcaggtttttttcattttgtatgaacTTACAGActcattatttgttaaaacattatatgtacaatgtatataattttatgtacattgtatttattaatGGTATATAGATAAAAGGTATACATCAGTGAAACAGCAactgaacaacaaaaaaaatgaaaaatgaaaatggatTTATATTGGTTGTAATAACTTGTTCACAACCATGTATATATGAGTCACTTAAGCtttgaactttgaaaaaatgaaaaggtaTCCATATTTTGAGAATTACACGATATTTAAGGAGGATAATAAATTCAAGAGCCAATTTACAGTATACTTTCAATAAATCTTagttgtacatattttttttttgtgaaacctaCTCCAGTGATAAAGTGAAGTAAAAATAAGAACTTATCTTAAATTGTCATCTGGCCATTATAATCTAAACATATAATTGttctttacatacatgtatatgtgggCATAGTAATCTTAACATATATAAACTGttctttacatacatgtatatgtgggCATAGTAATCTTAACATATATAAACTGttctttacatacatgtacaaatgtatatatatcttttatacacctgaatttttttctctattttttcaGGGATGATGGAGGATGTAAGCATGTTGTGGCACTGCTATTTTGCCTAGCAAACTGGTCTGACAGACACATTGATAGAAACACAGAGACATGTACAGATACCAAATGTGGTTGGGATATTCCAAGAAAGGTATCTGTTCCTATGAAACTGGATAGTATAGAACATTCAGTAAATCCCAGGGTACAGCCATTTGAACATGTGTATGACCCAATAAACCATGATGACAACATGGCTGATGTAGAATTTGAAGCAGGTCTCCACAACTTAATTCAAGGTCATGACA
Above is a window of Mytilus trossulus isolate FHL-02 chromosome 4, PNRI_Mtr1.1.1.hap1, whole genome shotgun sequence DNA encoding:
- the LOC134714069 gene encoding uncharacterized protein LOC134714069 gives rise to the protein MAAELNRMLKPALRTFLMERGMTVSDYSVQQLRELAFKAVELDLPVISTPDDTDSFLQFRSTVVLNGEKVTFPTVFQCEQKGWTDDLKSVPVFSMADVFAYLVSFAKWTPSRLRTYKNERGFRLSKSNHISSAEIFKLPHEHFYIKASCIRETSQKADPYMTWCLVNSEGVCISAGCHCTADDGGCKHVVALLFCLANWSDRHIDRNTETCTDTKCGWDIPRKVSVPMKLDSIEHSVNPRVQPFEHVYDPINHDDNMADVEFEAGLHNLIQGHDTQIIEVLDKSEDSLTMPKSIIESAEDFLENSSFLEYLKSKVNQDDCDQIYSLTEGQSDNQNWYEYRLGRITSSIIPLVYHYQGNDKNNYIVRQILDKNNNFSTPAMIYGKEREHLARDLYSKEYTSQHEKAVVELSGLIINKDIPHLGASPDAIVNCKCCGKGIVEIKCPYTFKNLTLDEISEKKYHLTKTSDGVIELKKTSNWYIQIQSQMAISNLQWCDFVLYLEGSIKTEKHKLHVERITFDPQLWTCVLDKVNLFYSKYVVPKLIQD